In Sus scrofa isolate TJ Tabasco breed Duroc chromosome 14, Sscrofa11.1, whole genome shotgun sequence, the sequence AGTTGTCTGAGCAACCTAAAGACAAGATATAAAAAAGCTGTAATACTCCAGAGGCAAACCATTAGGAATCTTTTACAGCATTACTAAAATGGAAGCATCCTACCTCTAGATCATGCTCATACTGTGCTGCCAAGGCTGGGTCCATGACCACCTCTGGCGGGGCAAGAGCAGGCATGGCGACAAACTCCAAGTTAGGGTCTCCGATCAGTTTCCTAGCAAGCCAGAGGAAGGGCTTTTCAAAGTTGTAGTTACTTTTTGCAGAAATGTCGTAGTActgtttaaaagagaaataaaactaattGTAAAAACCCACATATTGGAacttcctttgtggcacagcaggttcaatccctggccttggaactttaatatgccaaaataaataaataaaaaatccatgTCAAAAACATTATGAATTACTTTAATGTTCCTGTATCATAATTTTACCCAAGGATCATAATtcagaaattttaagttttaagaaaTGTACCTGAAGGTTCTTCTTTCGGTGGAAGACAATCGATTTTGCCTTAACCTTTCTGTCCTTAATATCCACTTTGTTGCCACACAACACAATGGGGATGTTTTCACACACTCGTACCAGATCTCTATGCCAGTTAGGTACGTTCTTGTAAGTAACTCTCGATGTTACATCAAACATTATAATGGCACACTGAGCTGGAAAATGTACAGCAATTAGTACATACCAAGGAATTTActacccaaatgaaaaaaatgttgaaaactaTGGACTCAGATTCATAATCTCAGGCCTAACTCTAATTTCTCTATTCAATTGCAAGGTCTATACCAATTCTAAAAATCTTAGACcatttaaatatacattattttaaattctcttttattgTATGTGAAAGCATGAAAGACCAGCCTACCATATGAAATCTCTCCACCTGTAGTAATTCATCATAAACTCTgcctcattcaaaaaaaaaatacccaatgtAGATTAACAATAAATTAGCATTCCAGAGAACTCACCTTCCACATATAGGATGTAAGAATCTATTCTTTAAAAGGTtcttaaatagataaatacatgaGAATATATAGTGTGCCTGTTTTCAAAAGTTCAGTGAAGCCCGTATTTATTGTCTTATAGAACAGCCATAATAAGGCTGCTAAGCCACTAAGTAGGCACAGTGTATCACACAGATTTGTAGCTAAAAGATTTGGCTGGCGGGAATCCTTGCATTTGTATGTACCCAAGGAAAGCAAAAGACATGGAAAGATTCTCAACAATTTTCATCAAAAGAGAAAGATTCTAGGAAATAAGCattctttattcatctttttttcttggtataagcacttatttccttccattttttaaaccaagcactttgaaataaatattccacAAGACCtagtacatttaaaaagaaatcagctgGTCCTATACAACATTTTATAAGACAGAAGACCTAGCTCCTCTGGTCCAGCATCTGCTCAAATGTTTACTACCTTTTCAATGGAGTGCACAAGAAATAATCGTTGAAATCaccaaaatatatattcaaacacTCCCAAGTTTTCAAATACAGGAGCTCCAGTAACAGCTTGTCTGTGGCGTTTTAAGTTATGAGCCTGAACACAAACCATAGTTTCTTCCAAAACCGTGCCTATCATGACACAATCAAATGGCACATAACAAACTTCACAAAATTCTCTGCCCCTCAAATGATGGTCAAGTCCCTGAAGCCAGCACATCCTTTGGATCCAACTACCCGATTCCCAGTTCAGTCAGTACTATGCATGAGTCTACTGGACTAGATCGGATTATTTATAAGCAACCTTGGAGACCAACTCACAGATCCTCTCGAAAACTGTTGGTTACAAATCAAGCACCTACCTTGGATATAATAGCCATCTCTCAGTCCACCAAATTTCTCCTGACCAGCCGTATCCCATACATTGAACTTAATAGGTCCTCTGTTGGTATGGAACACAAGGGGATGGACCTCAACACCCAAGGTAGCTGAAACACAAGCACTTCCAGTTAGTCGCTGAACTCATCCATTTCGCACACATCTTCATCAATGGTTTTCCCCTACGTACCTACATACTTCTTCTCAAATTCACCAGTCAGATGACGTTTCACGAATgtagttttcccagtaccaccaTCACCAACCAATACAAGCTGTCGaaagacatttttgaaataaacacCAAGACACGCAACATTTCAGGATCTCAGAATTATGTAGTTAAGATTTTATGGACACCCATTGCACTTACATAACAGAACTTTAAATATCCCTtaagtatatttaaaacaaagaatcttAATGAAGCTGCCCTGTCCCATATTAATGAATGACTGGAGCCAATGAAACTTCCCTTGCCCAGCTTCCCTATCCGTAGGGTGGggccagcacccccaccccgttATCGGGGGGCTGAAGGCCCTGCCGCGGCACGAACATGTTGGCAGACGAAGTGGGCCTTCGACACAGGTTTGCGGTCATAAAGGAGACCCTGTGAAACCCGTTTGGacaagagccccccccccccgcagatCCCCTCCTCAGGTCCACAGCAGCAGATCCCCAACTCACGAGGATTACCTACTTTGAACTGAACTTGGGGCTCTCCTTGGGCAGCCATCGTGATGTTACTgcgagagaaggagaaagaagtgaGGCCCGCTGCACAGCGGCGCGGGCCGCATGGCCCGACCCGCCCCACGTGCCCGGGCCCACAAAGGCCTCCAACCCGGAGCCCCGCcgcccactccccctcccccgacACCGCACGCGGGCGGCCGAGGGCGCGCCAATGGCGACGGCGGCGCTGCTCCTCAGCCGGGCTCCTCCGGCCGCCGGGGCCCGGCGCGCGCCCAGTCGGCGCGGAGGCCGGGCGAAAGGGAGGCTCGCTCGGCGCGGAGACCGGGGCGCGGAAAGCGCCTGGTCACGGTAGCACAACCAGGCCCAGCCGCCCCTGGCCCCCGCCAGGACCCTCCAGCCCGATCTCCCCTCCGCCTGGCCGCCCCGGGGACCCTCTCCGCCCGCCCGGCCCACTGCGGCCCGGGTTCCGGCGCCGGCCCGGGGCCTCCGCGGCCAGGAAAGAGAGCTTTCCACCTGACACCTAGGCCCCGCGAAACCACCTCCTCATGGCTGCCGCTAGCCACAGCCACCGGGACGCCCCGACCCCCCCATCCCCGCCTTGGCTCCTCGGCCTCCACCCTTGCCCCGCTACCTTCCAGAAGCGTCTCCGCGCCCGTCTGACTGAGGGCTAGAAAGATGGCGGAAGCGCAATTCAAATGCCCGGAGACGCAGACGACGCCGGCGCGCGCCGGGGGAGGGCGGGGCAACGGCGCCGCGCCGCTCCCACGTGGCccggcgcgcgcgcgcgcgcgcacacgcacacagcACAGCTTTGGCGGCCGCACCCGTCGTCCAGGAGGGAGAGGCTCCCGGAGCCCCGGACGCGGGAGGCCCGGCGGTCGCGCGCACGCACGTCGGGCTGCCGGGCCACGTGCGCCAGCCTAGAGGGCGGGTTCCCGCGCGCGCATGCGCTGACAGCGACGCGGCGCGCCCTGTTGCCGCCGCGGGAacagagctgggaggagagggcCGAGGCCCCCTTGGGCGGGAAACTCGCGGGGTGGCCCACACAAAGCctttgacccccccccccctCGCAGCTGTACGAACGCGGCACCGCAGGCCCCGAGCGGGCGCCATGTTGGGGTGcgtgctgccccacccccacccaccggTATTCTGGCCCCTGCCCTTGACCCTCACCCCCATCTCAGTAAGGACCTTCTGGAGAGTAAAAGAAGCAAAGACCAATGTCTTTCCCATCCTGAAATGCCAGTCACTTTTTTCTCTGAGCATCTAAGTGGTCAGCAGCCTTTGTGGCCCTATTCTGCAAACAGGATGATGCAATGTAGTGTTTCCACCTTGGCAGCTCTTCTGAGACAAACAGGCATGCAGTCATTGAGTATTTAGGTTCCAGTCATTGAGTATTTAGGTTCCAGACTCTTGTGAGGGTAAGGCTGTCAAGGGTCCAGACAAGAACTGTGCACTCATAGAACTTAATTCTCCAGGGCATATCCACCTGTGGCCATTGtccaagagagaaaatgaggtaCACCTCAAACTCAACAAGTGTTGGTTATTCCCATTCACTTGCTTTGAGCAAAGCCGTTGGCCAAACGGAGCCCTCCCACCTCACATCGTAAATCTAAAGGCCAGGTTTTGGCATTTGTCTGAACAGCCACAGATTCTCAAACTGAtatggttttgtttgtctttttgcctttttcagggccgctcccaacgcttatggagattcccaggccaggggtctaccaggccaggggtctaatcgcagctgtagatGCCCGCCtccgccacagccccagcaaagcaggatccgagccacctctgcaacctgcaccacagctaacggcaacaccggatccttaacccactgagcaagtccagggattgaagccacatcctcatggttcctagtctgattcgttaaccactgagccacgacaaggaactcctcaaactgatATGTTGATCCCCTCTCCCCAAGCAAGCATATCAGGATAGCCAAGTTCCTCAAAAGATTCCACCTTGGGGACTCTTCTCAGAGCAAAGAGAACCCAAATGACCAAGGAGTTAGCCACATAGTCCTGAGCATACTTGCAGGCTAGTCTACTGGGAACTCGTGATATATTGGACACAGCACATCTGAGCACATGCCTGCTGCAAAGTCAAGTCTGAGGACTCCCTAGACACCCCCCACGAAAACATCAAGTAGAGCTGATGCCCCTGGTGAGAGTGTAAATTGGTTTGGCCTCTTGGGAGAGTAGAATGGAATAAAACACACATTAATGTCCATAGCTCATGACCATCTATTTCCATTTCTAGGGAGATGCCCTAGAGTTCAACTCACACATATGCCCAAGGAGATAAGTTATCCCAATGCTCCCTGCCATATGATAATAACAAAAgattaattttatgtaaatgtccattgataggaaaatgtataaataaacttATACTGTGAGTTTCCtgtacagctttttaaaatttatttatttattttttgtgtttttgtttttgtttttttgctatttctttgggccgctcccgcggcacatggaggttcccaggctaggggtcgaatcagagctgtagccaccggcctacaccagagccacagcaacgtggaatccgagccgtgtcttcgacctacaccacagctcacagcaacacc encodes:
- the RAN gene encoding GTP-binding nuclear protein Ran, with translation MAAQGEPQVQFKLVLVGDGGTGKTTFVKRHLTGEFEKKYVATLGVEVHPLVFHTNRGPIKFNVWDTAGQEKFGGLRDGYYIQAQCAIIMFDVTSRVTYKNVPNWHRDLVRVCENIPIVLCGNKVDIKDRKVKAKSIVFHRKKNLQYYDISAKSNYNFEKPFLWLARKLIGDPNLEFVAMPALAPPEVVMDPALAAQYEHDLEVAQTTALPDEDDDL